In the Candidatus Hydrogenedentota bacterium genome, ACACCATTCCCCCCACGGGATCCATTCTCATCAATAACAATCTGTCCGTCACCAACAGCCGGAACGTCACCCTTTCCCTGACATGGTCCGACGGGGCCGGTTCAGGGGTGACAAGGATGCGATTCAGCATTGACGGCAGGACTTGGACTGCTTGGGAGCTACTCAAGGCCACACGCCAGTACACGCTTCCGGGGGCAAACGGACACAAGACGGTGCGGGTTCAATATCGCGATGCCGGGGGCAACAACTCCGCAGCTTTCAATGATTATATTAATCTACAGACCAACGAACCGGTAATGACACCCAATGTGGTTGGCCAGACCCAGGCGGTGGCGTCCTCATCCATCACAGGCGCTAGCCTCACCGTGGGCTCAGTTACGGAGCAGTACCACGCGACCGTCCCCATAGGCCGAGTTATTAGCCAGAATCCGGCGGCAGGCACAAGTTTGGCGCAGGGGAGTGCGGTGGCGTTGATGGTGTCCAGGGGACCTGAACCGGTATTGGCGCCCAATGTGGTTGGCCAGACCCAGGCGGCGGCGGCCTTATCCATCACTGACGCGGGGCTGACGGTGGGAGCGGTGACGGAACAGTACCACGCGACCACTCCTGTAGGAAAGGTCATTAGCCAAAACCCAGCGGCAGGTGCAAGTGTGGTACCGGGGAGTGCGGTGAATCTGGTGGTGTCTATCGGCCAACCGATTCTTTCTGTGACACCGGCTAAGCGCCTTGTAGGGGCGGAAGGTAGCATCACCACCTTTTCCGTGGCCAATACGGGTACGGGGATGATGAACTGGTCGGCGAATGTCACGGTGGGCGGCAGTTGGTGTCGTATTACATCTGGGATGATTGGGACAAACAGCGGAACGGTTAACGTGGTTTATGACACCAATTCTGGCCAGAGCCCGCGCACGGGCGAAATCACGGTAACTGCGGGGGGAGCGATGGGCAGTCCGGTGAAGGTCAAGGTCGAACAGACCATTGCTGGCGGCACAGAGGAGACCATCCTCCTTCCCGGCAATCTGCCGCTAGTGATGGTGTGGGTCCCGGCTGGTTCTTTCATGATGGGGCGTTATTCGGGAGAACTAGATAGCTTCGATACGGAAGACCCGCAGCATCAGGTGACTGTGCCAGGTTTTTGGATGGGCAAGTACGAGGTGACACAGGCACAATGGAAGGCGGTAATGAACGGTGATAATCCCTCCTATTTCCAAGGGATGAGTTATGGCAACACGGAGAATCGACCTGTCGATCAGGTGAACAAGACTAATATAAAGGTATTCTTGACGGCTTTGAACGCAGCCACAGGCAAGACATTCCGTTTGCCAAGCGAAGCGGAGTGGGAATACGCCGCGCGTGCGGGTACGACGACTCGTTTCTACTGGGGTGATGACTTAAGTTTTAATACAATAAACCACTATGCGTGGCATCAAGTTAACAGCAACATGCAGACGCACGATGTAGGCACGAAACTCCCCAACGCCTTTGGCTTGTATGACATGAGTGGAAATATTTTGGAATGGTGTGATGACTTTTGGCATTCGAGTTATACTGGCGCGCCTATTGACGGTAGTTCGTGGATATATCCATCGACTTCGAGCTCTGTCCTCCGGGGCGGTAGTTGGATTAGCAGCATCGGTGGCGGCTGTCGCTCGGCGTTCCGTTACACAATCACCACACCGTCGTACACGATGTCCACCCTTGGTTTACGCCTTGCCAGATAATTTATTCTCGGATACTTCATCGTATCGAGAGAAATATAAAATACGCTAACGATATTTCTGTATATTGGGATGGACATGGCTTTTTCAGAGGGTGAACTGAACTTTACGCATGCAGTATGCGAACAAGAAACTTCCCTAGGTTTCACCCCAGTCTCATTGTCGCAGAAAATTAAGCAAACTTCGGGCACTGTCCCGCACAGCACGACCGGGCGCAAAACACTCGACCTTTCGAGTGCTACCCCTGTGTTTCGGTATTGCTCAGGAGATGATGTTCTTTTTGCGGCCAACCCGGTGCTTCGGGCACACGCAATAGATTCCCCAATGAGTCACATGCTGCGGCGCAGAAAGATCGCATGCCCCATCAAAGGCTACATCTAACAATGGGTATAACTATGGTAACAATAAACCATTGTTCTGCATCCATGCTACTTGAGATACCAAGTGTTCTCTGGAACAGCAGTTATATTTCGTTAATAATTTTTATTTCAACTTCGCAACCGAGATATTTGCTTTTGATGTCCCTTATTTGACTGTCTAGTTCATTTCCACGTTGAATGTCACTATCCAATGACAACAAGACAAGAACGATTTTATTATACTGTGCTGTGTCACAATAAGAATTCAGTTGCTTAACGGCTTCAGTGACAGTGCTTTCTATCTGTGTGATGAGAGGGGGTGGCATTTCATAGTTTACACGAATTAGCTGTGGAGGCGACTGTGGACGCTTTATTTCTCTATCAGAATAATTTATTGTTTTAACTTCTACTAGAGTGCTCTCATCCATCCTTGATCCTTTTAGGTCTGGCGCCCTGCGTGATGATTGAATAAATTCAATATCTTCTTTCTCATATCCAGCATTAAGGAGCAATTCATAGCCGTAAGCCTCGTTCAAGGTATCGAACAATTGGGACCAGATGATCCCATCACGCTTTTTGTCAATGTACGGCAAAGCCTTACTCCGAAGTGCCTCCCATGCACTAACGGAAAGAAGGGAAAGACGGTTTTCGAGTTTGGCATAGCATTCGGGAGCAAGGTCATAACTAAGAGTATTTCTACAACAGACAAAATAATTATCTCTGTGGGCCTGATTGCTTTTCTCAAACAACTCATAGAGTCGCGGAAACGTTCTCCACGGTTCGAGCATAGTCATATCCTTTATTTATTGAACACTATCTGCATTTTAAATGCATGAAACTTTTGGGAATGAGAACATGGGACGCTACCATCTGTATCGCGCGATGGACCTAGCCTTTTCGGAGGGTGACTGGAACCTTTCAGATGCAGTATGTGTAGTATGCGTCTCCCATTTTTTTGTACATATCGGTCACTTGAGTTAAGTTACGTTTTTATTTACCATAAAAATCTTTCATGTACGTTTGTCGCTTAACATCATCTTTTGCTTCCCTCTCTATCCTATCCCTTTCCATTCGATGCCTATAATATGGCTGACATATTGGAGTGTATTCAATTGTTACGCGGGGTTCAAAATCCGGAAATAATATAACGGTTATAATTTTTGTGCCGCCATAATAATCATAATAGCCTCCGATCCCCCAACTATACCATGAAATTGAGGGATCGATGATTGATGTTTCTACATCAGTCTCATAAAAAAGAGAGTCAAAAAATAATTTTACATCTCTTGTTGTTGAACTTGCAGAAAATTTTATTTCTACATGACAAAATGTTCCATGTATTTGTGTGTAAATAAGATCCTTAAGTTTAAGATTTCCTAATAATGGCCACTCGCGATCTCGCCTGAAGGATTCAATGCTGTATTCTTTGCTCGCAAGGCTGGCATAAGCAGTCGTATTGAAATATACTAAGTTAATGGCTCGAAGATTTGCGCCCCAATTTATTCCGCGAAATCCCACAGATAAATCTAATGCCGGATAGGTAGGTTCACTCTGCAAATTCATATTTGCCCATCGAGTATCAGATTCCTTAGGAACTGCTGGAAGCTTTGGAGGAGTAGTGCTATTATTATCTTCAGGGGTACAACCCAGATGAACAAATATTACAATATTAACAAATATAAGCATTACCAATGCCCGCAAAATACTTTTTTTGTTGGTGTCTCTCATAATTTCATCTCCTTCTTTTTAGAACGTGCCCTTTCTTGGGTTTTCTGATACATTCTTATAACAGATGCTTGGATAAATTTTCTTTCCCGCCCTTCGCCCCAGCTCCATTGACTCCCGAGACCAAGCATACTGCCATGCAAGGAAAAAACGGGGGATGCTAGCCAAATTTCTGCATCTCGCGCAGGCCACACCTTTTCGGAGGGTGACCAGAACCTTTCAAGTGCATTACGCAAGACTTCCGCCTGTGAAGAGCCTCTGCATCGTCCGTCCGTCTTGTACAGCCGACAATTCCCATGACATGCGACCCCTTTCACTCAAATCTCATGCACCATCACAATATCAGAAATCACCTCAATTGTCCACAACAAAATCAGCCCGCCCCGGATCGAGGCAAGTTACGAGTTACGAATGAAACGACTGGGCACAGCCATCGGCGGGGCGGGCGCATTCTCTGTGACGTGGAAGAAGGCCTATGTCACGCGAAGGGGACTGGCTACAGGCGCGCTTTGGTCTTGGCTTGAGAGCACAGACAAGAATGTCTATGTCACGCGAGGCGACGCCAGCGGCGTCACCCATGAACAGCCCGGGGTGGCCGCCGCCCGAAGGGCCAGGCACACCCCGGGTCAGGTGTCCTCACACGCGCGCGCCCTGAAGGGGCGCCCGAAGCACTTTCGCATCCATAATCCGGTAGTGGCGGATATGCAGTGGCAGGAATTGGAGACCTCCGGTCGTGAGCGTGGCGTGGTCGGGAAACCACGCCAGAACTGAGGACCACACCAGAGTTGAAGGAAATCCCCCCCTGCCCCCCCGCAAGCAGGGGGGAGAAGAGGCAGGGCAGGGTGGTCTGTGGCAACAGATAAATAAATCCCGGGTACAGCCACCTGCGCGAAGGCGGGCATTTTCTCCGAGCTGTGGCCATGTGCCGCGCCGTTGGCAGTCCCCTCGTGTTTCGCGATACGCCAAGGGGACTGGCAACGGTTGCGTCTTGGGCCTGTGGTGTTTCAGTCAGCCCGGTTTACGCAACCGGTGCCTGTCCCCCGGGCAGGGCATCCGGCCCTGCGCTGTAAGGCCTTTTTCCAGCGCATAGCCGTGGAACAGGAGGAATTCCCCCCCTGCCCCCCCGCAAGCAGGGGGGAGAAGAGGCGGTGCAACCGGGGAACCACGCCACAAGTGAGGACCACGCCGCAAGCGAGGACTTGCCCTACCACCGTCATTCCCGCGCACGCGGGAATCCAGTATTATCAAGGGTTTACGCTGATATGAAAACTATGGACCCCCGCTTTCGCGGGGGTGACGGACGTGGGATTTCTGGGCTGTTCACCAAGGTAAGACCTTTTTTTGAAGGCCCCTTTCACGGGAATGACGGCGGCGGGGTGGGCCTATTTGGGCATCGTCGTGACCCACACTTTCCGCCGGCGCGGGCCGTCGAACTCGCAGAAGTACACGGACTGCCAGGTGCCGAGCATCAGCTTTCCCCCGCGCACGGGCACGGTGACGCTGAATCCCATGAGGCTGGCCTTGACGTGGGCGGCGCTGTTCCCCTCGGCATGGGCGTAGTTCCCCCGCCAGGGCACGAGCCGCTCAAGAATGCCCGTCATGTCGGCCACCACATCGGGGTCCGCGTTCTCGTTGATGGTGACGCCCGCCGTGGTGTGGGGGACATGCACGTGGAGCAGCCCATCGGCAAGGTCCGAGTCGCGCAGGGCCTGCCGCAGGAGCGCGTCCAGGTTGATGAACTGGGTGTGGGCGCGGCTTTCAACAGTCAGTTCAAGCATGGCGGGACTCCGGTTGAATTTTCGTGGCAGGTTGGCCTGTTGGCCTTTTCTTGCTCTTGCTCCAAAGCACAAAACGAATCAATACTGGAATAAGAGCAGGACGGACGGGCACGGGCGGACACGGACGAATGAATCAAGCCTGGATGAAGAGCAAGAGCAAGAGCAAGATCGAATGTTCTGGGCTAATCGGCTGAACAGTTTTCAGATTTCCATGTTTTGCAGGTTGCGCAGGCCCATCCGCATGGGCACGGCCACGCACACCACGGTCAGCAGCAGGTCGAAGGCCAGCACGGCGGTGAGGGCGAGGGCGAACCACGGCCCCTCGCGGAAGAGGTTCAGGGCGTTCCACTGGAGGATGAAGGTGAGGGCCGCCACCATCCAGGCGATGTAGCCGACGCTCATCAGCAGGTTCAGGGTGCCGCCGAGCCCGCTGACGATGCGCGCGGGGTTGTCCTCGGTGAAGATGGGGTAGAGCGATCCGAGGCCAACGGCCAGTCCCGCCAGACCGAAATTGGCCAGCACGACGGTGTAGACCGTGACGCCGAAGTACACCGCCTCCAGCCGGAGCATGTACGCCGAGAGCACGGCAAGGCCCACGGTGAACAGGGAGGTGGTGGCGATGCTCATCCAGAATTTCTGCCAGACCACCTGGGAAAAGGTCAGGGGCGCGAGCCCGAGTATCCAGATGCGCCGCCCCTCGAGGCTCACCAGGGGGAAGACGAAACGGCTCGTGAGTGTGGCGAGTATGAGGGTGACCGCGCCCACGTTCAGGCAGGCAATCCAGCTCCGCCACATCTCCTGCTCGTAGAATTTGGACGTGTTCCGGAGGTTGGCGATGTAGACGGCCATGATGCCGAAAAAGATGACGAACTGGGACCACTGGGTCGGGTCGCGCCAGAAGAGTTTCACGTCCTTCACCGACAGCGCCCGCGCCGGGTTGGGCACCACGTCCAGCAGGCGCGCCACCCGGTTCAGCATGCCCCGGTCCAGCGGGCGGAACCGCTGCCGGTCCTGCCCGTTCAGCCAGGACCAGCCGGGATAGAAGATGCGCTGCGCCACCCACCCCGCCGCCAGCAGGCCGAAGAGCGCCGTCGAGACCAGCAGGGCAAACCAGAACAGGCACTCGCCCAGGTCATGGCGGCCCGCCGCCAGAATGCCCTGGGAGGCCCAGTGGCTCGGCAGCAGGAAAGACTGGGTGCGGCCCGTGGCCTCCAGAAAGACTGGCAGGATGGTGTCGTCGGAGATGCGCTGTCCGCGCAGGACGTGGCGGATGTACAGGAAGAAGGCCCCCACCGCCAGCGTGCCCAGCGCGGCCATCCAACCGGGGCGCAGGCGGGGAAAAATCCGCACCAGCCCCATGGCAAGGACGGCGCCAATGCACGCGGGGATGACCACCGCCGGGACGAAGAACAGCGCCAGGGCGGCGTAGAACGTGACGGGCATGCCCAGACTCAGCCCGTAGGCCAGAAAGAGGGGGGAACCCAGGAACGCCAGGGACCACGAACTGAAGGTCACGCACTCGAAGAAGCGGGCGTAAAAGAAATGGTCGTAGCGGATGGGCCCCTGCAGCAGGTACATCACCTCGCGTGAGCGGTAAAGCGTGGCGAAGGCCACGAGCACGTTCGAGAAAATCAGCAGCATGAACAGGGACAGGAACAGCAGGCCCAGAAGGCGGCCCATGAGCAGTTCGCCAAAACTGAACTCCGGCCCGCCGCGCCCGCCGAAGGTGACCACCCACTCGAAGCCCTTGAAGAAGAAGACGAAGACCCCCACCCACAGGAGAAAGGCCGACACGGAGATCACGGCGACCTTCAGGCGCGACTGGTGGCGCACCCCGGCAATCTCGTGCCGGGCCATGCGCAGCTTGGCCCGTATGACCGTAAGGACCTGGTTCATGCGACGGACCCGGCGCCGACGGGCTCTTCCTCGTCCCGCGTGATTTCCAGGAACACGTCCTCCAGCGAGCCGCCCGCCTCGCGGAGCGCCTTGATGTCCCCCACGCTGCCCGTGTGCAGGAGCCGGCCCCGGTGGATGATTCCGATGCGGTCCGCAATCTCCTCCGCAATGGCCAGGGTGTGCGTGGACATGAACACGGTCAGCCCGTCCTCCCGGCAGCGCTGCTTCAGGAAGTCCTTCACAAAGCGGATGTTCTTCGGGTCCAGCCCCACCCACGGCTCGTCCACAATCACAATCTTCGGGTCGTGCAGGAAGCACGAGGCGAAGGAGAGTTTCTGGCGCATGCCGTGGCTGTAGTCCTCAATCAACTGGTCCGCCACGGCGGCGATCTCGAACATCTCCAGCAACCGCCCGCGGCGCGCCTCAAAGTCCCGCGCGTCCATCTGGTACAGGCCCGCCACGAACTGCATGAACTCGTTGCCCGTCAGCTTGTCGTAGAGAAACGGGTGGTCCGGCACATAGCCCAGCAGCCGTTTCGCCGCCACGGGGTCTTTCTGGATGTCATGCCCAGCCAGCAGCGCCCGGCCCCCGCTTGGGTGCAGCAGCCCCGTCAGCATCTTGATGGTCGTCGTCTTTCCCGCGCCGTTCGGGCCGAGGAAACAGTAGAAGGTGCCCGGCGCGATGTCCAGGTCCAGGGCCTCCACCGCCTTCTTCTCCCCGAAGTGCTTGCACAATCGTTCCGTTTTAATGGCCGGCGTGTCGGTCATGGGTTCTCCTGTTCCGTTTCCAGCACCTCGATGCGGAGCTTGCCCACATAGCCCAGCAGCCGGGGCCACTGCTCGATGCCGCCGTCGAAGAGCTTGATGTGCGTGGCGTCCGCCGAGGGCTGGCCGAAGGTCGGGTCCACCGGCGTCCACCGGCCCGCGTACACCTCCGCCCAGGCGTGGTAGCCAAAGGCCTGCAGCTCCTCGCTCCAGGCGAGGCCGATGGCCGGGCGCGCGGGCACGCCCGCCGCGCGCGCCAGCGCGACATACAGCACGCTGTGCTCGTTGCAGTCGCCCTCGCGCGTGCGCAGCACCTCCAGGGCGCTGGGCATGCTCAGGGTGTTCTTCTTCTCGATGTTGTTGAAGACCCAGTCGTGGACGCGCAGCGCGCGGGTCCACAGGTCCTCCTCCTGCCCCGTGATTTCCCCCGCCAGAGTCTGGATTTTTTCATGCTCCACCGTGATGAACGCGTCCCCCGCCAGGTTCCGCTCCGCCTCCGGCCCGGTGATCATGTCATCCCCGGCGCCGTGCGCCGCCGGGTCCAGTTGCAGCAGCTCGTAAACGTCCCCGTTCCGGCACTGCGCGGGGCCGTCCGGGGGCATCAAGTCTTCGGGAACCCCGCCGATGCGCACCAGCATCCGCCGCGCGTCCCGCCGCGGCGCCGGC is a window encoding:
- a CDS encoding SUMF1/EgtB/PvdO family nonheme iron enzyme; translation: MSRMPWGLGFFISLLCLAVAWIPQQRANAALDTIPPSGTIFINNNLSVTNNHNVTLSLTWSDGVGSGVTRMRFSNDGKTWTAWEPLTAAKAWTVPDGEGYKTVRVQYRDAAGNNSTVYNDYIRVDTIPPTGSILINNNLSVTNSRNVTLSLTWSDGAGSGVTRMRFSIDGRTWTAWELLKATRQYTLPGANGHKTVRVQYRDAGGNNSAAFNDYINLQTNEPVMTPNVVGQTQAVASSSITGASLTVGSVTEQYHATVPIGRVISQNPAAGTSLAQGSAVALMVSRGPEPVLAPNVVGQTQAAAALSITDAGLTVGAVTEQYHATTPVGKVISQNPAAGASVVPGSAVNLVVSIGQPILSVTPAKRLVGAEGSITTFSVANTGTGMMNWSANVTVGGSWCRITSGMIGTNSGTVNVVYDTNSGQSPRTGEITVTAGGAMGSPVKVKVEQTIAGGTEETILLPGNLPLVMVWVPAGSFMMGRYSGELDSFDTEDPQHQVTVPGFWMGKYEVTQAQWKAVMNGDNPSYFQGMSYGNTENRPVDQVNKTNIKVFLTALNAATGKTFRLPSEAEWEYAARAGTTTRFYWGDDLSFNTINHYAWHQVNSNMQTHDVGTKLPNAFGLYDMSGNILEWCDDFWHSSYTGAPIDGSSWIYPSTSSSVLRGGSWISSIGGGCRSAFRYTITTPSYTMSTLGLRLAR
- a CDS encoding ABC transporter ATP-binding protein, with translation MTDTPAIKTERLCKHFGEKKAVEALDLDIAPGTFYCFLGPNGAGKTTTIKMLTGLLHPSGGRALLAGHDIQKDPVAAKRLLGYVPDHPFLYDKLTGNEFMQFVAGLYQMDARDFEARRGRLLEMFEIAAVADQLIEDYSHGMRQKLSFASCFLHDPKIVIVDEPWVGLDPKNIRFVKDFLKQRCREDGLTVFMSTHTLAIAEEIADRIGIIHRGRLLHTGSVGDIKALREAGGSLEDVFLEITRDEEEPVGAGSVA
- a CDS encoding YjbQ family protein, which translates into the protein MLELTVESRAHTQFINLDALLRQALRDSDLADGLLHVHVPHTTAGVTINENADPDVVADMTGILERLVPWRGNYAHAEGNSAAHVKASLMGFSVTVPVRGGKLMLGTWQSVYFCEFDGPRRRKVWVTTMPK